The proteins below are encoded in one region of Coleofasciculaceae cyanobacterium:
- the tnpA gene encoding IS200/IS605 family transposase: NFRVIRLNGESDHVHLLIEYPPKLSISQIVNSLKGVSSRMLRKEFKLTPHKEHLWSPSYFCVSCGGAPIAKIKESIGNQESHL; the protein is encoded by the coding sequence AATTTTAGGGTCATTCGTCTCAACGGAGAGTCTGACCATGTTCATTTGTTGATTGAATATCCGCCTAAGCTTTCTATTTCTCAGATAGTCAATTCTCTTAAAGGCGTTTCTAGTCGTATGTTAAGAAAGGAATTTAAACTAACTCCCCACAAAGAACATTTGTGGAGTCCTAGCTATTTTTGTGTCAGTTGTGGAGGTGCGCCAATTGCGAAGATTAAAGAGTCTATTGGCAATCAAGAATCGCACCTTTAG
- a CDS encoding substrate-binding domain-containing protein gives MPREIRGKIEKFLLVYCLVGLIGSCAQVSDRHSDNTELTVSAAASMQDALTDIQTLYQQKYPQTKIIFNFGSSGSLQYQIEQGAPIDLFINLIDGSKTPP, from the coding sequence ATGCCAAGGGAAATAAGAGGCAAAATTGAGAAATTTTTACTTGTTTACTGTTTGGTGGGTTTAATTGGTAGTTGCGCTCAGGTTAGCGATCGCCATTCAGACAATACAGAATTGACTGTATCCGCCGCTGCTAGTATGCAGGATGCCCTGACAGATATTCAAACTCTTTACCAGCAAAAATATCCTCAAACAAAAATCATTTTTAATTTTGGCTCTTCTGGCTCTTTACAATATCAAATAGAACAGGGTGCGCCGATCGATCTTTTTATCAATTTAATAGATGGGTCGAAAACCCCACCCTAA
- the uppS gene encoding polyprenyl diphosphate synthase yields the protein MSVEPVTLQQLPTDLSTSRLPRHVAVIMDGNGRWAKNQGKPRILGHQKGVDALKDLLRCCKDWGIPALTAYAFSTENWGRPHGEVQFLMTLFERVLRRELQEMKQENVKIRFVGNLLDLPNSLRQEIDRSMEDTKNNQGIQFTVATNYGGRHEIIQACQAIATKVEQGYLKAAQINEEIFEQHLYTKGIPHPDLLIRTSGEMRISNFLLWQMAYAEIYVTATLWPDFDRVEFHKALATYQQRDRRFGKVK from the coding sequence ATGAGTGTAGAACCAGTCACTTTGCAACAACTACCCACAGATTTAAGCACAAGCCGTCTACCAAGACACGTGGCAGTAATTATGGATGGAAATGGTCGTTGGGCTAAAAACCAGGGTAAACCTCGCATTCTTGGTCATCAGAAGGGCGTGGATGCTTTGAAGGATTTGCTACGCTGCTGTAAGGACTGGGGCATTCCTGCTCTGACTGCCTATGCTTTTTCAACGGAAAATTGGGGGCGACCACACGGCGAGGTGCAGTTTCTGATGACCTTGTTTGAGCGAGTTTTGCGACGGGAATTACAGGAGATGAAACAAGAAAACGTAAAAATTCGTTTTGTCGGTAATTTGTTGGATCTACCGAATTCTTTACGCCAAGAAATCGATCGCTCGATGGAAGATACTAAAAATAATCAAGGAATTCAATTTACTGTAGCGACTAACTATGGCGGTAGACATGAAATTATTCAGGCTTGTCAGGCGATCGCTACTAAAGTAGAACAAGGGTACTTAAAAGCTGCTCAGATTAACGAAGAGATATTTGAACAACATCTTTATACCAAAGGAATTCCTCATCCCGATCTTTTAATTCGTACCAGTGGCGAAATGCGAATCAGCAATTTTCTACTTTGGCAAATGGCCTATGCTGAAATTTATGTTACTGCTACTTTATGGCCAGACTTCGATCGGGTTGAGTTTCATAAAGCTTTAGCGACCTATCAACAGCGCGATCGCCGTTTTGGTAAGGTTAAATAG
- the cdaA gene encoding diadenylate cyclase CdaA, whose product MSLSGLVPDSNQILSWLPNLINLIDLGLVLALSYALLLIIGEGERRSLWMVRGFIVLMLATVVSGQLELQLLEFLLEKLVLGSAVAMAVIFQSQFRRLLEQIGQGKVLKLFQGSGRPTTQPDSVIDRIVDAIKELSQNRTGALVLMETTGFLEEENFVSAGVILNAEVSKELLQTIFQTSTLLHDGAVVISGSRILAAAAILPLSERTASRQLGTRHRAAMGITERVEKCLCIVVSEETGSISLAERGTLNRPLTSSKLKELLQDRFAPIVDRDAVRLSRKIGFQGKILLERVVRLLPSNSRKKKP is encoded by the coding sequence ATGTCATTGTCGGGTTTGGTTCCTGACTCAAATCAGATTCTTTCCTGGTTGCCAAATTTAATTAATCTCATCGATTTGGGCTTAGTATTAGCCTTGAGCTACGCTTTGCTGTTAATTATTGGCGAGGGTGAACGCCGTAGCTTGTGGATGGTAAGAGGATTTATCGTCCTGATGCTGGCAACTGTAGTCAGTGGACAGTTAGAGCTACAGTTACTCGAGTTCTTATTGGAAAAATTGGTGTTAGGTTCTGCTGTAGCAATGGCAGTTATTTTTCAGTCTCAATTTCGCCGTTTGCTAGAACAAATTGGGCAAGGAAAAGTTCTGAAACTGTTTCAAGGTTCTGGTAGACCTACGACTCAACCAGATAGCGTCATTGATCGTATTGTCGATGCTATCAAAGAGCTATCTCAAAATCGAACTGGAGCATTAGTGTTGATGGAAACGACTGGTTTTTTGGAGGAAGAAAATTTTGTATCGGCAGGAGTCATTTTGAATGCGGAGGTTTCCAAAGAACTTTTGCAAACTATTTTTCAAACTAGTACCCTATTGCACGATGGTGCAGTTGTAATTAGCGGTTCGAGAATCTTGGCAGCAGCAGCAATCCTGCCTCTTTCTGAGCGCACAGCCTCTCGCCAATTGGGAACTCGCCACCGCGCAGCAATGGGAATTACCGAACGAGTAGAAAAATGTTTATGTATTGTTGTCTCAGAAGAAACTGGTTCAATTTCATTAGCTGAACGAGGAACGTTAAATAGACCTCTAACCAGTAGTAAACTAAAGGAGCTGTTACAAGATAGATTTGCCCCAATAGTCGATCGGGATGCGGTACGTCTTAGTCGTAAAATTGGTTTTCAAGGCAAAATACTCCTAGAGCGCGTTGTACGTTTGTTGCCGTCAAATTCCCGTAAAAAGAAGCCGTAA
- the lysA gene encoding diaminopimelate decarboxylase, translated as MLSTDRSLPNTGHRYVPQITSLEIPPSPNQELMPLTAKVNRHNHLEIGGCELQQLVNQYGSPLYVLDEFTLRTACSQYRDSFATYYGGESQVIYASKAWSCLAVCRIIDSEGLGFDVVSGGELYTTLQAGVSQNKIYFHGNNKSVAELELAVEAGCTIMVDNWLELKTLAQIASTQSEQPVPIMIRLTPGIECHTHEYIRTGHLDSKFGFDPNQLDEVFVYLSQQKSLSCIGLHAHIGSQIFERQPHQDLAVVLVDWMKKAQGYGLPVTTLNVGGGLGIRYTESDDPPSICEWVKAVSQAVEKACNEASLPLPKLIAEPGRSLIGSACVTAYTVGSSKEIPNFHTYVAVDGGMSDNPRPITYKSVYRAVIANRMAEPTTEEVTVAGKHCESGDVVIKDAALPKTEPGDVLVVLDTGAYNYSMASNYNRIGRPAALVVYEGEANLIIERETYHNLIERDRLPERLVKHQ; from the coding sequence ATGCTTTCGACCGATCGCAGTTTACCCAATACTGGACATCGTTATGTTCCACAAATTACCAGTTTAGAAATTCCTCCTTCCCCCAATCAAGAGTTAATGCCCTTGACTGCCAAAGTCAATCGCCACAATCATTTAGAAATTGGAGGCTGTGAACTGCAACAGTTAGTCAATCAGTATGGTTCTCCTCTATACGTATTAGATGAATTTACACTTAGAACAGCTTGCAGCCAGTATCGTGATAGTTTTGCCACTTACTATGGTGGAGAATCTCAGGTGATTTACGCTTCTAAAGCCTGGAGTTGTCTGGCTGTATGCCGAATTATTGATAGTGAAGGATTGGGATTTGACGTAGTATCTGGAGGAGAACTATACACGACTCTACAAGCTGGGGTTAGCCAAAACAAAATTTATTTCCACGGTAACAATAAATCTGTTGCTGAATTGGAGTTGGCGGTAGAAGCTGGTTGTACCATCATGGTTGACAACTGGCTAGAGTTAAAAACTTTGGCACAAATCGCTTCCACTCAAAGTGAACAACCAGTACCCATTATGATTCGTCTTACTCCTGGGATTGAATGCCATACTCACGAATATATTCGTACAGGACATTTAGACAGTAAGTTTGGTTTCGATCCTAATCAGTTGGATGAAGTGTTTGTTTACCTTTCTCAGCAAAAAAGTTTAAGCTGTATTGGTTTACACGCTCATATCGGCTCACAAATTTTTGAACGACAACCCCATCAAGACTTGGCGGTTGTATTAGTTGACTGGATGAAAAAAGCTCAGGGTTATGGCTTACCTGTAACAACTCTTAATGTTGGGGGAGGGTTGGGTATTCGCTACACTGAATCTGACGATCCACCAAGCATTTGCGAATGGGTTAAAGCAGTCAGTCAAGCAGTGGAAAAAGCCTGCAACGAAGCAAGTCTACCTTTACCTAAGTTGATTGCTGAACCAGGAAGATCCTTAATTGGTTCGGCTTGTGTTACGGCATATACTGTAGGCAGCAGCAAAGAAATTCCTAATTTTCATACTTATGTAGCGGTAGATGGAGGAATGTCGGACAACCCTCGTCCCATTACTTACAAGTCTGTATATCGTGCTGTGATTGCCAATCGCATGGCTGAACCCACAACTGAAGAAGTTACAGTAGCAGGTAAACACTGCGAATCGGGAGATGTAGTCATCAAAGATGCTGCACTGCCTAAAACAGAACCTGGAGATGTCTTGGTAGTTTTAGACACAGGGGCCTATAACTATAGTATGGCATCCAACTATAATCGAATTGGTAGACCAGCAGCTTTAGTCGTTTATGAAGGAGAAGCTAACTTAATTATTGAACGTGAAACCTATCATAATTTGATAGAACGCGATCGCTTACCCGAAAGACTGGTAAAACACCAATAG
- a CDS encoding N-acetyltransferase, with amino-acid sequence MKILKIKLLTAPQVSEIVALDRICIGGLWTAEAYLREIDSPRSTLLALYYADDNASQSQYEMIGMGCLWAIVEEAHITLLGIHPNHRRQGLGELLLLTLFEDAIARQLEWATLEVNVNNLAGIGLYKKFGFQVAGIRKGYYQPAGEDASILWLKGLQQPEFKSNLSQWQHKLRARLSKNHYYLH; translated from the coding sequence GTGAAAATTTTAAAAATTAAATTATTAACTGCACCCCAAGTATCTGAAATCGTAGCTTTGGATCGAATTTGTATAGGTGGTTTATGGACAGCAGAAGCATATTTAAGAGAAATTGATAGTCCCAGAAGTACTCTGCTGGCTTTATATTATGCGGATGACAATGCTTCACAATCCCAATACGAGATGATCGGCATGGGTTGTCTGTGGGCAATTGTCGAAGAGGCTCACATTACATTACTGGGGATTCATCCTAATCATCGCCGACAAGGATTAGGAGAACTGCTATTATTAACTTTGTTTGAAGATGCGATCGCTCGCCAGCTAGAATGGGCAACCTTAGAAGTAAACGTCAATAATTTGGCAGGGATCGGTCTATATAAAAAATTTGGCTTTCAAGTTGCAGGCATTAGAAAAGGATACTACCAGCCAGCCGGAGAAGATGCTTCAATTCTATGGTTGAAAGGCCTACAGCAGCCAGAGTTCAAATCTAATTTGTCTCAGTGGCAGCATAAATTGCGCGCTCGCCTAAGTAAAAATCACTACTATTTGCACTAA
- a CDS encoding ATP-dependent Clp protease ATP-binding subunit, producing the protein MFERFTEKAIKVIMLAQEEARRLGHNFVGTEQILLGLIGEGTGVAAKVLKSMGVNLKDARIEVEKIIGRGSGFVAVEIPFTPRAKRVLELSLEEARQLGHNYIGTEHLLLGLIREGEGVAARVLENLGVDLSKVRTQVIRMLGETAEVAAGSGGTQGRNKTPTLDEFGSNLTQMAGEGKLDPVVGRQKEIERVIQILGRRTKNNPVLIGEPGVGKTAIAEGLAQRIANRDIPDILEDKRVVTLDIGLLVAGTKYRGEFEERLKKIMDEIRQAGNVILVIDEVHTLIGAGAAEGAIDAANILKPALARGELQCIGATTLDEYRKHIERDAALERRFQPVQVGEPTVDETIEILYGLRERYEQHHKLKILDEALEAAAKLSDRYISDRYLPDKAIDLIDEAGSRVRLINSQLPPAAKELDKELREILKQKDDAVRSQDFDQAGELRDREMEIKEQIRNIASTKKNEAEGGEESPFVDEEEIAHIVASWTGVPVNKITESESEKLMHMEDTLHQRIIGQEDAVKATSRAIRRARVGLKNPNRPIASFIFSGPTGVGKTELTKALATYFFGSEDAMIRLDMSEYMERHTVSKLIGSPPGYVGYNEGGQLTEAVRRRPYTVVLFDEIEKAHPDIFNMLLQILEDGRLTDAKGRTVDFKNTLLILTSNIGSKVIEKGGGGLGFEFAEDQAEAKYNRIRSLVNEELKSYFRPEFLNRLDEIIVFRQLNKDEVKEISELLLKEVFQRLTEKDITLEVTDKFKERLVDEGYNPAYGARPLRRAIMRLLEDVLAEEILSGRLGEGDTATVDIDEENKVAIVPQKEKVELLPSS; encoded by the coding sequence ATGTTTGAACGCTTCACAGAAAAGGCAATAAAAGTGATTATGTTAGCCCAGGAGGAAGCACGCCGTCTGGGTCACAATTTCGTAGGGACTGAACAAATACTCTTAGGTTTAATCGGAGAGGGTACTGGAGTCGCAGCTAAAGTTCTCAAATCAATGGGAGTTAATCTAAAAGATGCTCGGATTGAAGTTGAGAAAATTATCGGGCGCGGTTCTGGTTTTGTCGCAGTAGAAATCCCCTTTACTCCAAGAGCTAAAAGAGTTTTGGAATTATCTTTAGAAGAAGCACGTCAGTTAGGGCATAACTATATTGGCACTGAACATTTACTTTTAGGGTTAATTAGAGAAGGTGAGGGAGTTGCTGCCAGAGTCCTCGAAAACCTGGGCGTAGACTTGTCCAAAGTCCGCACCCAAGTAATTAGAATGTTGGGAGAAACTGCTGAAGTGGCTGCTGGTTCTGGCGGTACTCAAGGCAGAAATAAAACTCCTACTCTAGATGAATTTGGCTCAAATCTTACCCAAATGGCAGGGGAAGGAAAACTTGACCCTGTAGTTGGTAGACAGAAAGAAATTGAGCGGGTAATTCAAATTCTCGGTCGCCGTACTAAAAACAACCCCGTTCTGATTGGTGAACCTGGAGTTGGTAAAACCGCGATCGCCGAAGGATTGGCACAACGGATTGCTAATAGAGATATTCCCGATATTTTAGAAGATAAACGAGTCGTTACTCTAGATATTGGCTTATTAGTAGCTGGTACTAAATACCGTGGTGAATTTGAGGAACGTCTCAAAAAAATCATGGATGAAATTCGTCAGGCTGGCAATGTAATTCTCGTAATTGACGAGGTACATACCTTAATTGGTGCTGGTGCAGCCGAAGGCGCGATTGATGCCGCCAATATCCTTAAGCCAGCTTTGGCCAGAGGAGAATTACAGTGTATTGGTGCAACTACCCTCGACGAATATCGTAAGCACATCGAACGAGATGCAGCCTTAGAACGTCGTTTCCAACCCGTTCAGGTAGGCGAACCAACGGTAGATGAAACCATTGAAATTCTCTACGGTTTACGCGAGCGTTACGAACAACACCATAAATTAAAAATATTAGACGAAGCATTAGAAGCAGCAGCCAAGCTGTCAGATCGTTATATTAGCGATCGCTATTTACCCGATAAGGCGATCGACTTGATCGATGAAGCTGGTTCTCGCGTCCGTTTGATTAATTCTCAGCTTCCTCCAGCAGCTAAAGAGCTAGATAAGGAACTGCGGGAAATTCTCAAGCAAAAAGACGATGCGGTTAGATCGCAAGACTTCGACCAAGCTGGAGAACTGCGCGATCGTGAAATGGAAATCAAGGAGCAAATCCGCAATATTGCTTCCACTAAGAAAAACGAAGCAGAAGGCGGAGAAGAGTCTCCTTTCGTAGACGAAGAGGAAATCGCTCACATTGTTGCTTCTTGGACTGGTGTACCAGTTAACAAGATTACCGAATCTGAATCTGAAAAACTGATGCACATGGAGGATACCCTTCATCAGCGCATTATCGGACAAGAAGATGCAGTCAAAGCCACTTCGCGCGCCATCAGAAGGGCTAGAGTGGGTCTAAAGAACCCTAACCGTCCGATCGCTAGCTTTATCTTCTCTGGACCTACTGGGGTAGGTAAAACCGAACTTACCAAAGCACTAGCAACCTACTTCTTTGGTTCGGAAGACGCGATGATTCGTCTCGATATGTCCGAATACATGGAACGCCATACGGTTTCTAAACTGATTGGTTCTCCTCCAGGATATGTCGGCTATAACGAAGGTGGACAGCTAACCGAAGCGGTTCGTCGTCGCCCCTATACAGTGGTGCTATTTGATGAGATCGAAAAAGCACACCCCGATATCTTCAATATGCTGTTGCAGATCTTAGAAGATGGTCGCTTGACTGATGCCAAAGGTAGAACAGTAGACTTTAAAAACACTCTACTGATCTTGACTTCCAACATCGGTTCTAAAGTAATCGAGAAAGGTGGTGGCGGTCTTGGTTTCGAGTTTGCTGAGGACCAAGCAGAAGCTAAATACAACCGTATCCGTTCTTTGGTCAACGAAGAGTTAAAAAGCTACTTCCGTCCAGAGTTCCTCAACCGTCTCGATGAAATTATTGTCTTCCGTCAGCTAAACAAAGACGAAGTAAAAGAAATCAGCGAACTCTTACTCAAAGAAGTGTTCCAACGCTTAACCGAGAAAGACATTACCCTAGAAGTTACCGACAAATTCAAAGAGCGTTTGGTAGACGAGGGCTACAACCCCGCCTACGGTGCGCGTCCTCTACGTCGAGCAATTATGCGCCTTTTAGAAGATGTCCTAGCTGAAGAAATTCTTTCTGGTCGTCTAGGCGAAGGAGATACCGCAACAGTAGATATCGACGAAGAAAACAAAGTCGCGATCGTACCTCAAAAAGAGAAGGTAGAATTACTTCCCTCTTCGTAA
- a CDS encoding DUF1800 domain-containing protein translates to MRQKLQHWSIIILLSLRLWTGLIEPAQASNGLSPPSQKHILERLSFGVTSAQTRLVNEIGIEAYIQSQLSPQLVPESAIVNDYLAKLSSIHQKPIELQKQDIAIRKKLRNSKLSIKQKKKIRREIGSLNAQARDEAMDAHLVRAIYSDRQLQEVMVDFWFNHFNVYAEKGSVELWLSDYENKIRTHALGNFRDLLIATAKHPAMLIYLDNRKNTDPNSPGGEKNQLGLNENYARELMELHTLGVNAGYTQDDVIALARIFTGWGMDTRGKKGDGQGFFYYENRHDREDKMFLGQKISANGMKEGEQAIDILVRHPATAHFISYKLAQYFVADRPPESLVDKLSQEFRETNGNIKLVLDALIHSEEFNSPEYYKQKFKTPYQYVISLVRMGEIEQPNLKRVRGMLEQLSMPLYMCLAPTGYRNTQEAWLNPQAMLQRTGLATAIANGTLNRSYSIEQKQLTRNFGKLSSNTKQVVTKSPRKLRSALIMGSPESMYR, encoded by the coding sequence ATGAGACAGAAATTACAGCATTGGTCAATTATTATACTTTTGAGCCTGAGATTATGGACTGGTTTGATTGAACCAGCTCAAGCTAGCAATGGACTATCTCCCCCTAGCCAAAAACATATTTTGGAAAGATTGAGCTTCGGCGTAACTTCAGCACAAACAAGACTAGTAAACGAAATCGGCATAGAAGCTTATATTCAGTCTCAACTTTCTCCTCAACTTGTTCCAGAATCTGCCATAGTCAATGATTATTTAGCAAAATTGAGTTCAATTCATCAAAAGCCAATTGAACTACAAAAGCAAGACATTGCTATTCGCAAAAAACTACGTAACTCTAAACTATCTATCAAGCAAAAGAAAAAAATACGTCGAGAAATCGGAAGCTTAAACGCTCAAGCCAGAGATGAAGCCATGGATGCTCATTTAGTTAGGGCAATTTATTCCGATCGCCAGCTACAGGAGGTAATGGTAGATTTTTGGTTTAATCACTTTAATGTTTATGCAGAGAAAGGTTCAGTAGAGCTGTGGTTAAGCGATTACGAAAATAAAATTCGGACTCATGCCTTAGGTAACTTCCGTGACTTATTGATCGCGACAGCGAAACATCCAGCAATGCTAATCTACTTGGATAACCGCAAAAATACTGACCCAAACAGTCCTGGAGGAGAAAAAAACCAGTTGGGTCTCAACGAAAATTATGCTCGCGAGCTAATGGAATTACACACTTTAGGGGTAAACGCTGGTTACACTCAAGATGATGTCATTGCCTTAGCTAGGATATTTACAGGTTGGGGTATGGATACTCGTGGCAAAAAAGGAGATGGTCAAGGCTTCTTCTACTATGAAAATCGTCACGATCGAGAAGACAAGATGTTTCTTGGGCAGAAAATCTCAGCTAACGGCATGAAAGAAGGTGAACAAGCTATTGATATTTTGGTAAGACATCCTGCAACCGCCCATTTCATTAGCTATAAACTAGCGCAATATTTCGTAGCAGATCGACCACCCGAGAGTTTGGTAGACAAGCTGTCGCAAGAGTTTAGGGAAACTAATGGAAACATTAAGCTAGTCTTAGATGCTTTGATTCATAGTGAAGAGTTTAATAGTCCTGAGTATTATAAGCAAAAGTTTAAAACCCCTTATCAATATGTAATTTCTTTAGTTCGCATGGGAGAAATTGAACAGCCTAATCTCAAAAGGGTTCGGGGAATGTTAGAGCAGTTATCGATGCCTTTATATATGTGTCTTGCGCCTACTGGCTATCGAAATACTCAAGAAGCTTGGCTAAATCCCCAAGCAATGTTACAAAGAACAGGTTTAGCAACCGCGATCGCTAATGGAACTTTAAACCGTAGCTATTCGATCGAACAAAAACAATTAACCAGGAACTTTGGTAAGCTTTCTAGCAACACTAAACAGGTAGTTACGAAAAGTCCTCGTAAGCTTCGTTCGGCTCTAATTATGGGTAGTCCAGAGTCGATGTATCGATAA
- a CDS encoding DUF1501 domain-containing protein, translated as MQRRKFFTAASLATAGMLLPVGCNSWVAQRVNSASDRQRLVVVFLRGAVDGLNIVIPHQEAEYYEARPTIAVPYPQEKNGGIDLDGFFSLHPKLQDLMPLWNNKNLAFVHASGSPVPERSHFQAQDYIENGTPGVKNTQDGWMNRLLAELRPDTPTQALNVGVTTPYILKGKMAIASLKPGMNSAAPIATDRPRVDKAFSSLYSGTDALSKAYQDGKKAREIVLADLKQEMISASRAAKSANAFIDDAAEVARLMVGNAKTQLAFMEIGGWDTHINQNPVFDRLLPSLGRGLAILAQGLEPIFSDTVIVVISEFGRTVKENGNKGTDHGYGNAIWLLGGGIRGGNVYGEWQGLDRSILYESRDLPVTTDFRAILAPILQQNLSVSSDSLNRIFPNYQPTNQIDFLA; from the coding sequence ATGCAAAGAAGAAAATTTTTTACCGCAGCGAGTTTAGCAACGGCGGGAATGTTGCTTCCAGTGGGTTGCAATAGTTGGGTAGCTCAAAGAGTTAATTCGGCAAGCGATCGCCAACGCTTAGTCGTAGTTTTTCTGCGGGGTGCAGTTGATGGTTTGAATATTGTTATTCCCCACCAAGAAGCCGAATATTATGAGGCAAGACCAACTATAGCTGTTCCCTATCCTCAGGAAAAAAATGGTGGGATTGACCTTGATGGCTTTTTTAGTTTGCATCCCAAACTGCAAGATTTGATGCCTTTATGGAACAATAAGAATTTGGCGTTTGTTCATGCTAGTGGTTCACCAGTACCAGAACGCTCCCATTTCCAGGCTCAAGATTATATTGAAAACGGTACGCCAGGAGTAAAAAATACCCAAGACGGCTGGATGAATCGGCTTTTAGCTGAATTACGTCCAGATACACCAACTCAGGCACTTAACGTCGGTGTAACTACTCCCTATATACTTAAAGGCAAAATGGCGATCGCATCTCTTAAACCTGGAATGAATTCCGCCGCCCCAATTGCAACAGATCGTCCTCGTGTCGATAAAGCTTTTAGTAGTTTGTATAGTGGCACAGATGCCTTGAGCAAGGCCTATCAAGATGGCAAAAAAGCTAGAGAAATAGTTTTAGCAGACTTAAAGCAAGAGATGATTTCTGCTTCACGGGCGGCAAAAAGTGCCAACGCCTTTATCGATGATGCAGCCGAAGTAGCGAGGTTAATGGTCGGAAATGCCAAAACTCAATTAGCATTTATGGAGATTGGAGGTTGGGATACTCACATCAATCAAAATCCTGTTTTCGATCGCTTGCTGCCTTCTCTGGGTAGAGGTTTAGCTATACTTGCTCAAGGATTAGAACCAATCTTCTCTGACACGGTAATAGTTGTAATCTCAGAATTTGGTCGGACAGTTAAAGAGAATGGGAATAAAGGAACAGATCATGGCTATGGCAATGCGATATGGCTTTTAGGAGGAGGAATTCGGGGAGGAAATGTCTATGGAGAGTGGCAAGGTTTAGATCGATCTATACTATATGAAAGTAGAGATTTACCTGTAACGACCGACTTCAGAGCAATTCTTGCGCCTATTTTACAGCAGAATTTATCAGTTTCTAGCGATAGCTTAAATCGGATCTTCCCTAATTATCAACCGACTAATCAGATTGATTTTTTAGCCTAA